AGCTTGTTTTTCTGGGCAAAGGGCCATTGTCTGGCGACTGGATGGTTGATATTGAAACAATATTTGGTGCAGTGCTGCCGGTTTTCCTCTTGATCGGGATCGGCTGGTTTTTGCGTAACAGATCCGTTTTGACAGATGCCGGTGAGCAAAACCTGATGCGTCTGGTTGTCTATTTGCTCTATCCTTGTTTCACTTTTGAGTTTGTCGTTGGTAATCCACTTTTGAAAGACCCAGTCTTTGTGGCGGAGGCTGGATTCTGTGGATTCATCGCAATCTGTTTTGGGTGCCTGGTTGCGTTTCTTGTCGCACCGATTTTTGGTCTCAAAGACAACTGGAAACGCCGCACCTTTGGTGTTTCCGCAGGTGTTTACAATTTTGGTTATATCGCGATCCCAGTGGCAAGATTGCTTTTCGATGCTGAGACGATTGGGGTAATGCTCGTTGTCAACGCCGGGGTTGAGTTCGCGATATGGACGGTTGGCGTCATGATGCTTGTTGGTAAGCTGGATTTTAAAAGCATCCGTCGGGCGTTTAATCCACCCGTCATCGCCTTGCTCGTTTCAACGGGTTTAAACTTTGCTGGTGTGGATGGTTATGTCCCGACTTTTATCAACGAGACCATCGGAATGCTGGCCCCATGTGCGATCCCCATTGGCCTCATCATGATTGGAACGGCGGTCTATGGATTGACAAGTGAGATTTCATTTCGCCAATGGCAGGTGCCGATTGGGGCCGTGATTGTCAGACTGTTAATACTGCCACTGGCGTTTTACACCCTATTGCTGTTTTTGCCCATATCGGAGGACATTAAGCGTGTCTTTGTCGTACATGCTGCGATGCCCACGGCGGTGTTTCCAATTGTGCTGGCCAAATTCTATGGCGGCAGCACCACAGTGGCTGTTCAGACAATTATCCCGACAAATCTGATCAGTATTCTGACGATTCCACTCTGGATTCAGTTTGCCTTTTACTGGCTTGGTTTGGGTTAGGGCGTGTTTTCAAACCTCGGAACGAGAAGCCGAAGTCGATTTTTGAGTCCAAAATTCAGGCTTCGAACCGAGGCAATTCAAGAATTTCCGAGGTGAGGACATGGATTTTGGTAAAAAAGCGGCGAGGATTTCGACATGAGTAGGTTTGAAAACACGCCCTAGCTGTTGTTTTGGGGTCGCCTTTTAAGGTATCTTATTCGGTTCGAGGTAGAAATCCAATGATGAGCCACCCCCACGGATTCTACCTGAGTTCAGGGCTCCATCGTCGAGGGTTTCATCAACCGCCAGCATCAAGTCGTTATTTAGATTATCCCTTGCCAGAGTGATCATGACCGAATCACCGTTACCGGGGTTTGTGAATGAATAGAAGCCTCCAACCGGGGAGCCGTTCACCCAGTCATCTTCGACGATATAGCCGATCATCTCTGGAGGAAGTGCTCCGGTGCCGCTGCTGTCTGCAGGCCATTCACCTTCAGTAATGGAGTAGGTTTCGAACGCACTGCCAAATGCGCGGAAGTTATTCATGACGACACGCGCCTGGGATGCCTGACGAACTTTTTTAAATGCTGGTACGGCTAGCGAGGCGATGATGCCGATGATTACAACAACCACCATCAACTCAAGCAGGGTAAAGCCTTTACGATTGTAACACATAACCACCTTATAAGTTGGGGATTTCCCTGTAGTTAGGCAATCTTATTTCTGACTCGCAATTCAGCTTTGGCCCTACAAGAATTTCA
The Rubellicoccus peritrichatus DNA segment above includes these coding regions:
- a CDS encoding AEC family transporter, producing the protein MVDIETIFGAVLPVFLLIGIGWFLRNRSVLTDAGEQNLMRLVVYLLYPCFTFEFVVGNPLLKDPVFVAEAGFCGFIAICFGCLVAFLVAPIFGLKDNWKRRTFGVSAGVYNFGYIAIPVARLLFDAETIGVMLVVNAGVEFAIWTVGVMMLVGKLDFKSIRRAFNPPVIALLVSTGLNFAGVDGYVPTFINETIGMLAPCAIPIGLIMIGTAVYGLTSEISFRQWQVPIGAVIVRLLILPLAFYTLLLFLPISEDIKRVFVVHAAMPTAVFPIVLAKFYGGSTTVAVQTIIPTNLISILTIPLWIQFAFYWLGLG
- a CDS encoding type II secretion system protein; the protein is MCYNRKGFTLLELMVVVVIIGIIASLAVPAFKKVRQASQARVVMNNFRAFGSAFETYSITEGEWPADSSGTGALPPEMIGYIVEDDWVNGSPVGGFYSFTNPGNGDSVMITLARDNLNNDLMLAVDETLDDGALNSGRIRGGGSSLDFYLEPNKIP